One Struthio camelus isolate bStrCam1 chromosome 10, bStrCam1.hap1, whole genome shotgun sequence genomic region harbors:
- the FANCA gene encoding Fanconi anemia group A protein isoform X1, producing MMAGAGGPGGSRLRELLAGRARKRKSAFGSGAELQEAALRLLDHHLNLSDLLLEVEDSVKPAEGSGIEHQKVLSESFIASVLQEQASRLGIPTAILAAKNAVTNIEQICQASTSSSQAPLLNLEQRKRLSCLLLTIKDLLANNVFCRSLFCQEIWKMKNLPVVEVVWQLHRGSIVGMEELLESNTDIPAVVEWLCSSLCGLCKQTEESSQDVELSGHVLTDFAIMFLQNGFQQTSELGRKLEFKKVPHICHAVLQRMLTWVLDAVGKEKQEDVSKLQAMGCWLNVFNVTMYKNAVHPDSLQQFFRHTLTEILTYSPLLKVSDAIHMQREWTFTRTCSLLTTLYRKLFVAFSAKESICQLQQVLETHEVNWQHVLSCVSTLVVCQAEAEQLFKDLLRCLLIKAFENYDMENMITAFLIARQAALEGPAVFMPYSEWFKASFGNAGGHHGSSKKALVFLFEFLSELVPFEAAPYLKVHIMYPPFVPTKHRSVLLEYITLAKTRLADLKVAIEDMGLYEDLSSTNESVQPQGQALRDVEKAIQIFENTRKIPTSVIEASIFRRPYYTSWFLPALLRPRVLPKTPDVHMAFIDSLKRADKIPSNLYSTYIQACHAMKEKLLQDESKIETTRSEEPVEQLKAELAELRVLIVDETKYEDVPAQIAVISDRLSRVLGHSSDENEPATLNSQIRVSIFAPDLEACHQSVVDLLLTSFCQNLIAASYFNPPDRQGSCLSLFVKMMCGHRNLLPALLGRLCQLIYHQGPSLNDAHILGLAAFAIHLSEYRSLIPEVEADLGISQPVLEKILSITEYWNLLLVCRTEESFAFCMRFCTAAVSYLLCKFSSLSCDDLCALLPPSLVKKLQYTVPRLNLEARGIMREEGETELVWSSLSCPSVHYKRASLYLWKQARFQELLKEKAFQLSFREWLLLELGVHPERDILSASERQDFHYWAIYQWYLPAPSASGGCDGDLEKACDVIINAILDFSQRVDLGSYGQLKVSVSPDILCKLQEMVFELGCRRKLLSGCLDARRHFLFRAFQERLKDREHGSALGEQLRRQQELLLQRRLLVGLPASALILTRRKGKKTMLDCEDFFHFVNLELKNVCSRGYALSYDITAHFFRGLLNAGLDCEESAEGVNDVLTTCQTKCPVVLFSAALWWPRLEPVLCSQWRRLFGAPLAEELERLRECWCSATSFLSSEAVFPVSGPPWISAAFLHFTVQQRSAHGRERDALKRLGTDKEQLLVSLLFFSLMDLISAKIAPKEGVDFQKSLEWSLEILRCLEERGVSWLPLFPSGEKVPRKYCVLRSAASDRHIRLLPIAFYSLTPCFHQELFSREQTFLYVALDLYIQLLQLFVEGEDLPQSDQVGQGPGSAEHGDSLEVITKARQFLLSAISRCSPKSFENIRPLLDTCEKFDPEMKATLVHFSRPATAMELDGELVLF from the exons AAGAGGTTGTCATGCTTGCTTCTGACGATCAAGGATTTGTTGGCAAACAATGTGTTCTGTCGCTCACTGTTCTGTCAAGAAATATGGAAAATGAAG AACCTTCCAGTGGTGGAAGTTGTGTGGCAGCTGCACAGGGGCAGCATCGTTGGAATGGAAGAGCTGCTGGAGAG CAACACAGACATCCCTGCTGTGGTGGAGTGGCTGTGCAGCAGCCTTTGTGGGCTTTGTAAGCAGACAGAAGAGTCCTCCCAGGATGTGGAGCTTTCTGGGCATGTTCTCACAG ACTTTGCGATCATGTTTCTTCAGAATGGCTTTCAGCAAACTTCGGAACTGGGAAGGAAGTTGGAATTCAAGAAGGTCCCCCAT ATCTGTCATGCTGTTTTACAAAGAATGTTGACAT GGGTGCTTGATGCTGTTGgtaaagagaagcaggaagatgTTTCCAAGTTGCAAGCTATGGGGTGCTG gCTGAATGTGTTCAATGTGACAATGTATAAAAATGCAGTACATCCTGATTCCCTGCAGCAGTTTTTTAGACACACTCTGACTGAGATTCTTACCTACAGCCCTCTGTTGAAAG TGTCTGACGCCATCCATATGCAGAGAGAGTGGACCTTTACAAGAACTTGTTCACTGCTTACTACCTTATATCGCAAA CTGTTTGTGGCATTCAGTGCAAAGGAGTCAATCTGCCAGCTGCAGCAAGTCCTGGAGACTCATGAAGTGAATTGGCAGCACGTGCTGTCCTGTGTTTCCACACTGGTAGTCTGCCAGGCTGAGGCAGAGCAGCTGTTCAAGG atcTACTGAGATGTCTCCTGATAAAGGCTTTTGAGAATTATGATATGGAAAATATGATCACTGCATTCTTGATAGCTCGTCAGgctgctctagagggccctgccgTGTTCATGCCTTACTCTGAATGGTTTAAG GCTTCCTTTGGGAATGCTGGGGGTCACCATGGGAGCAGCAAGAAGGCTCTGGTCTTCCTTTTTGAGTTCCTATCAGAGCTGGTACCCTTTGAGGCAGCCCCGTACTTGAAG GTCCATATAATGTACCCCCCTTTTGTGCCAACAAAACATCGGTCTGTTCTCTTGGAGTACATCACACTGGCTAAAACCAGACTGGCTGACCTCAAG GTTGCTATAGAAGACATGGGGCTCTATGAAGATTTATCTTCCACAAATGAATCTGTGCAG CCCCAGGGCCAGGCACTTCGTGACGTTGAGAAGGCCATTCAGATATTTGAAAACACAAGGAAGATCCCAACGTCTGTGATAGAAGCCAG TATTTTCAGACGACCTTATTATACTTCCTGgtttcttcctgctttgcttAGGCCACGTGTG CTCCCTAAAACCCCAGATGTGCACATGGCTTTTATAGACTCTTTAAAGAG AGCTGATAAAATACCTTCAAACTTGTACTCCACCTACATACAAGCTTGTCATGCTATGAAAGAGAAACTCTTACAAG ATGAATCAAAAATAGAGACCACTCGTTCTGAAGAGCCTGTTGAGCAGCTGAAGGCTGAACTGGCTGAGCTAAGGGTGCTGATTGTGGATGAGACTAAATATGAAG ATGTACCAGCACAGATTGCAGTGATATCTGACAGACTCTCAAGAGTCTTGGGTCACAGCAGTGATGAAAATGAACCTGCTACTTTGAATTCTCAAATCCGTGTTAGCATTTTTGCACCTGACCTGGAAGCTTGCCATCAGAGT GTTGTTGATCTTCTGCTGACATCGTTCTGCCAAAACCTAATTGCTGCTTCCTATTTTAACCCTCCTGACAG GCAGGGATCATGCCTGTCCCTGTTCGTGAAGATGATGTGTGGACACAGGAATCTCTTAcctgccctcctgggcaggcTCTGCCAGCTTATTTATCATCAG GGTCCTTCCCTAAATGATGCTCATATTTTAGGACTAGCTGCTTTTGCAATCCACTTAAGTGAATACAGATCGTTAATTCCTGAAGTGGAAGCTGACTTGGGGATTTCTCAGCCTGTTCTGGAAAAGATCCTTTCCATTACCGAGTACTGGAACCTTTTGCTAGTGTGCAGAACAGAAGAGTCCTTTGCCTTCTGCATGAG gTTTTGTACTGCAGCAGTGTCTTATCTTCTCTGCAAGTTTTCATCCCTTTCTTGTGATGATTTATGTGCCTTGCTTCCTCCTAGCCTTGTTAAAaag TTGCAGTACACTGTGCCGCGGCTGAACTTGGAAGCTCGAGGAATCATGCGTGAGGAGGGTGAAACTGAACTAGTTTGGAGTTCCTTGTCGTGCCCCTCTGTACACTACAAAAGAGCCAGCCTCTATTTATGGAAGCAAGCACGCTTTCAAGAGCTCTTGAAGGAGAAAGCATTCCAG TTATCTTtcagagagtggctgctgctaGAGCTAGGAGTGCACCCTGAAAGGGATATTCTCTCTGCCTCAGAAAG ACAGGACTTCCATTATTGGGCTATCTATCAGTGGTATCTTCCAGCACCTTCTGCTTCGGGAGGCTGTGATGGAGACCTGGAAAAGGCGTGTGACGTTATTATCAATGCCATTCTGGATTTCTCCCAAAG GGTGGACCTGGGTAGCTATGGCCAATTGAAGGTGTCTGTCAGTCCGGACATTCTCTGCAAGCTACAG gaAATGGTGTTTGAGTTGGGGTGCAGGAGAAAGTTGCTTTCTGGCTGCCTGGATGCCAGGAGACACTTCCTGTTTAGGGCTTTCCAGGAAAGATTAAAAGACAGAGAACATGGTTCTGCTCTGGGTGAACAGTTACGGAGGCAGCAGGAACTGCTGCTGCAGAGAAG GCTTCTGGTAGGGCTCCCTGCATCTGCTCTGATCCTGACTCGtcgaaaaggaaagaaaacaatgttGGACTGTGaagatttctttcattttgtaaacTTGGAGCTG AAGAACGTCTGTTCCAGAGGGTATGCGCTCTCCTATGATATCACTGCTCACTTCTTCAGG GGCCTGCTGAATGCCGGCTTGGACTGTGAAGAATCAGCAGAAGGGGTCAATGACGTTCTGACAACGTGTCAAACCAAGTGCCCCGTTGTCCTTTTCTCTGCAGCG CTGTGGTGGCCAAGGTTGGAGCCAGTCCTTTGCTCTCAGTGGAGGAGGCTCTTTGGAGCTCCGCTTGCAGAAGAGTTGGAGAGACTGAGGGAATGCTGGTGCTCAGCTACAAG cttcctttcttcagaagcagTTTTCCCTGTCTCTGGCCCACCCTGGATTTCTGCTGCCTTCCTCCATTTTACCGTTCAACAGCGCTCAGcacatggaagagagagagatgcacTGAAGAGGCTGGGGACTGACAAAGAGCAG CTTCTGGTTTCTCTGCTATTCTTCTCACTCATGGATCTCATCTCCGCAAAAATAGCACCAAAG GAAGGAGTGGATTTTCAGAAGTCTTTGGAATGGTCCCTGGAGATCTTGCGCTGCCTGGAAGAGAGAGGCGTGTCCTGGCTGCCTCTCTTTCCTTCAGGAGAAAAAG TCCCTAGGAAATACTGTGTTCTGCGCAGTGCAGCATCGGACCGACACATCCGGCTCTTGCCTATTGCGTTCTACAG CCTCACCCCCTGCTTTCACCAAGAGCTGTTCAGCAGAGAGCAAACCTTTCTCTATGTGGCACTTGATTTGTATATCCAGCTGttgcagctctttgtggaagGGGAAGACCTGCCACAGTCTGATCAGGTGGGACAAGGCCCAGGCTCTGCAGAGCAT GGGGATTCCTTAGAAGTGATCACCAAGGCCCGTCAGTTCCTGCTCAGTGCAATTTCACGATGCTCCccaaaaagctttgaaaacataCGACCG TTACTGGACACCTGTGAAAAATTTGACCCGGAGATGAAAGCCACCCTCGTGCACTTCTCAAGGCCTGCTACAGCAAtggagctggatggagagctggtATTGTTCTGA
- the FANCA gene encoding Fanconi anemia group A protein isoform X2 produces the protein MMAGAGGPGGSRLRELLGRARKRKSAFGSGAELQEAALRLLDHHLNLSDLLLEVEDSVKPAEGSGIEHQKVLSESFIASVLQEQASRLGIPTAILAAKNAVTNIEQICQASTSSSQAPLLNLEQRKRLSCLLLTIKDLLANNVFCRSLFCQEIWKMKNLPVVEVVWQLHRGSIVGMEELLESNTDIPAVVEWLCSSLCGLCKQTEESSQDVELSGHVLTDFAIMFLQNGFQQTSELGRKLEFKKVPHICHAVLQRMLTWVLDAVGKEKQEDVSKLQAMGCWLNVFNVTMYKNAVHPDSLQQFFRHTLTEILTYSPLLKVSDAIHMQREWTFTRTCSLLTTLYRKLFVAFSAKESICQLQQVLETHEVNWQHVLSCVSTLVVCQAEAEQLFKDLLRCLLIKAFENYDMENMITAFLIARQAALEGPAVFMPYSEWFKASFGNAGGHHGSSKKALVFLFEFLSELVPFEAAPYLKVHIMYPPFVPTKHRSVLLEYITLAKTRLADLKVAIEDMGLYEDLSSTNESVQPQGQALRDVEKAIQIFENTRKIPTSVIEASIFRRPYYTSWFLPALLRPRVLPKTPDVHMAFIDSLKRADKIPSNLYSTYIQACHAMKEKLLQDESKIETTRSEEPVEQLKAELAELRVLIVDETKYEDVPAQIAVISDRLSRVLGHSSDENEPATLNSQIRVSIFAPDLEACHQSVVDLLLTSFCQNLIAASYFNPPDRQGSCLSLFVKMMCGHRNLLPALLGRLCQLIYHQGPSLNDAHILGLAAFAIHLSEYRSLIPEVEADLGISQPVLEKILSITEYWNLLLVCRTEESFAFCMRFCTAAVSYLLCKFSSLSCDDLCALLPPSLVKKLQYTVPRLNLEARGIMREEGETELVWSSLSCPSVHYKRASLYLWKQARFQELLKEKAFQLSFREWLLLELGVHPERDILSASERQDFHYWAIYQWYLPAPSASGGCDGDLEKACDVIINAILDFSQRVDLGSYGQLKVSVSPDILCKLQEMVFELGCRRKLLSGCLDARRHFLFRAFQERLKDREHGSALGEQLRRQQELLLQRRLLVGLPASALILTRRKGKKTMLDCEDFFHFVNLELKNVCSRGYALSYDITAHFFRGLLNAGLDCEESAEGVNDVLTTCQTKCPVVLFSAALWWPRLEPVLCSQWRRLFGAPLAEELERLRECWCSATSFLSSEAVFPVSGPPWISAAFLHFTVQQRSAHGRERDALKRLGTDKEQLLVSLLFFSLMDLISAKIAPKEGVDFQKSLEWSLEILRCLEERGVSWLPLFPSGEKVPRKYCVLRSAASDRHIRLLPIAFYSLTPCFHQELFSREQTFLYVALDLYIQLLQLFVEGEDLPQSDQVGQGPGSAEHGDSLEVITKARQFLLSAISRCSPKSFENIRPLLDTCEKFDPEMKATLVHFSRPATAMELDGELVLF, from the exons AAGAGGTTGTCATGCTTGCTTCTGACGATCAAGGATTTGTTGGCAAACAATGTGTTCTGTCGCTCACTGTTCTGTCAAGAAATATGGAAAATGAAG AACCTTCCAGTGGTGGAAGTTGTGTGGCAGCTGCACAGGGGCAGCATCGTTGGAATGGAAGAGCTGCTGGAGAG CAACACAGACATCCCTGCTGTGGTGGAGTGGCTGTGCAGCAGCCTTTGTGGGCTTTGTAAGCAGACAGAAGAGTCCTCCCAGGATGTGGAGCTTTCTGGGCATGTTCTCACAG ACTTTGCGATCATGTTTCTTCAGAATGGCTTTCAGCAAACTTCGGAACTGGGAAGGAAGTTGGAATTCAAGAAGGTCCCCCAT ATCTGTCATGCTGTTTTACAAAGAATGTTGACAT GGGTGCTTGATGCTGTTGgtaaagagaagcaggaagatgTTTCCAAGTTGCAAGCTATGGGGTGCTG gCTGAATGTGTTCAATGTGACAATGTATAAAAATGCAGTACATCCTGATTCCCTGCAGCAGTTTTTTAGACACACTCTGACTGAGATTCTTACCTACAGCCCTCTGTTGAAAG TGTCTGACGCCATCCATATGCAGAGAGAGTGGACCTTTACAAGAACTTGTTCACTGCTTACTACCTTATATCGCAAA CTGTTTGTGGCATTCAGTGCAAAGGAGTCAATCTGCCAGCTGCAGCAAGTCCTGGAGACTCATGAAGTGAATTGGCAGCACGTGCTGTCCTGTGTTTCCACACTGGTAGTCTGCCAGGCTGAGGCAGAGCAGCTGTTCAAGG atcTACTGAGATGTCTCCTGATAAAGGCTTTTGAGAATTATGATATGGAAAATATGATCACTGCATTCTTGATAGCTCGTCAGgctgctctagagggccctgccgTGTTCATGCCTTACTCTGAATGGTTTAAG GCTTCCTTTGGGAATGCTGGGGGTCACCATGGGAGCAGCAAGAAGGCTCTGGTCTTCCTTTTTGAGTTCCTATCAGAGCTGGTACCCTTTGAGGCAGCCCCGTACTTGAAG GTCCATATAATGTACCCCCCTTTTGTGCCAACAAAACATCGGTCTGTTCTCTTGGAGTACATCACACTGGCTAAAACCAGACTGGCTGACCTCAAG GTTGCTATAGAAGACATGGGGCTCTATGAAGATTTATCTTCCACAAATGAATCTGTGCAG CCCCAGGGCCAGGCACTTCGTGACGTTGAGAAGGCCATTCAGATATTTGAAAACACAAGGAAGATCCCAACGTCTGTGATAGAAGCCAG TATTTTCAGACGACCTTATTATACTTCCTGgtttcttcctgctttgcttAGGCCACGTGTG CTCCCTAAAACCCCAGATGTGCACATGGCTTTTATAGACTCTTTAAAGAG AGCTGATAAAATACCTTCAAACTTGTACTCCACCTACATACAAGCTTGTCATGCTATGAAAGAGAAACTCTTACAAG ATGAATCAAAAATAGAGACCACTCGTTCTGAAGAGCCTGTTGAGCAGCTGAAGGCTGAACTGGCTGAGCTAAGGGTGCTGATTGTGGATGAGACTAAATATGAAG ATGTACCAGCACAGATTGCAGTGATATCTGACAGACTCTCAAGAGTCTTGGGTCACAGCAGTGATGAAAATGAACCTGCTACTTTGAATTCTCAAATCCGTGTTAGCATTTTTGCACCTGACCTGGAAGCTTGCCATCAGAGT GTTGTTGATCTTCTGCTGACATCGTTCTGCCAAAACCTAATTGCTGCTTCCTATTTTAACCCTCCTGACAG GCAGGGATCATGCCTGTCCCTGTTCGTGAAGATGATGTGTGGACACAGGAATCTCTTAcctgccctcctgggcaggcTCTGCCAGCTTATTTATCATCAG GGTCCTTCCCTAAATGATGCTCATATTTTAGGACTAGCTGCTTTTGCAATCCACTTAAGTGAATACAGATCGTTAATTCCTGAAGTGGAAGCTGACTTGGGGATTTCTCAGCCTGTTCTGGAAAAGATCCTTTCCATTACCGAGTACTGGAACCTTTTGCTAGTGTGCAGAACAGAAGAGTCCTTTGCCTTCTGCATGAG gTTTTGTACTGCAGCAGTGTCTTATCTTCTCTGCAAGTTTTCATCCCTTTCTTGTGATGATTTATGTGCCTTGCTTCCTCCTAGCCTTGTTAAAaag TTGCAGTACACTGTGCCGCGGCTGAACTTGGAAGCTCGAGGAATCATGCGTGAGGAGGGTGAAACTGAACTAGTTTGGAGTTCCTTGTCGTGCCCCTCTGTACACTACAAAAGAGCCAGCCTCTATTTATGGAAGCAAGCACGCTTTCAAGAGCTCTTGAAGGAGAAAGCATTCCAG TTATCTTtcagagagtggctgctgctaGAGCTAGGAGTGCACCCTGAAAGGGATATTCTCTCTGCCTCAGAAAG ACAGGACTTCCATTATTGGGCTATCTATCAGTGGTATCTTCCAGCACCTTCTGCTTCGGGAGGCTGTGATGGAGACCTGGAAAAGGCGTGTGACGTTATTATCAATGCCATTCTGGATTTCTCCCAAAG GGTGGACCTGGGTAGCTATGGCCAATTGAAGGTGTCTGTCAGTCCGGACATTCTCTGCAAGCTACAG gaAATGGTGTTTGAGTTGGGGTGCAGGAGAAAGTTGCTTTCTGGCTGCCTGGATGCCAGGAGACACTTCCTGTTTAGGGCTTTCCAGGAAAGATTAAAAGACAGAGAACATGGTTCTGCTCTGGGTGAACAGTTACGGAGGCAGCAGGAACTGCTGCTGCAGAGAAG GCTTCTGGTAGGGCTCCCTGCATCTGCTCTGATCCTGACTCGtcgaaaaggaaagaaaacaatgttGGACTGTGaagatttctttcattttgtaaacTTGGAGCTG AAGAACGTCTGTTCCAGAGGGTATGCGCTCTCCTATGATATCACTGCTCACTTCTTCAGG GGCCTGCTGAATGCCGGCTTGGACTGTGAAGAATCAGCAGAAGGGGTCAATGACGTTCTGACAACGTGTCAAACCAAGTGCCCCGTTGTCCTTTTCTCTGCAGCG CTGTGGTGGCCAAGGTTGGAGCCAGTCCTTTGCTCTCAGTGGAGGAGGCTCTTTGGAGCTCCGCTTGCAGAAGAGTTGGAGAGACTGAGGGAATGCTGGTGCTCAGCTACAAG cttcctttcttcagaagcagTTTTCCCTGTCTCTGGCCCACCCTGGATTTCTGCTGCCTTCCTCCATTTTACCGTTCAACAGCGCTCAGcacatggaagagagagagatgcacTGAAGAGGCTGGGGACTGACAAAGAGCAG CTTCTGGTTTCTCTGCTATTCTTCTCACTCATGGATCTCATCTCCGCAAAAATAGCACCAAAG GAAGGAGTGGATTTTCAGAAGTCTTTGGAATGGTCCCTGGAGATCTTGCGCTGCCTGGAAGAGAGAGGCGTGTCCTGGCTGCCTCTCTTTCCTTCAGGAGAAAAAG TCCCTAGGAAATACTGTGTTCTGCGCAGTGCAGCATCGGACCGACACATCCGGCTCTTGCCTATTGCGTTCTACAG CCTCACCCCCTGCTTTCACCAAGAGCTGTTCAGCAGAGAGCAAACCTTTCTCTATGTGGCACTTGATTTGTATATCCAGCTGttgcagctctttgtggaagGGGAAGACCTGCCACAGTCTGATCAGGTGGGACAAGGCCCAGGCTCTGCAGAGCAT GGGGATTCCTTAGAAGTGATCACCAAGGCCCGTCAGTTCCTGCTCAGTGCAATTTCACGATGCTCCccaaaaagctttgaaaacataCGACCG TTACTGGACACCTGTGAAAAATTTGACCCGGAGATGAAAGCCACCCTCGTGCACTTCTCAAGGCCTGCTACAGCAAtggagctggatggagagctggtATTGTTCTGA